A section of the Ornithinimicrobium sufpigmenti genome encodes:
- a CDS encoding type II secretion system F family protein yields MSTLLVAVAGALVAGGLLALVAGLAARPVPPARPQRSSTRRLRRMSPRTRMLAGAGLGIGALLAVLTGWVIAVVIAPLALAGIPVLLAAPPAQREVQRLEAMEEWVRTVAGTLGAGVGLEQALLRSLRSTPEPIKPEVTRLAGRLRARWGTEDALRAFADDLDDPTGDLIAANLALGARRRGGGLATVLGALAQSVGEDVRARREIESDRAKPRANARLITGITLSVLVFLSLSGDYIAPYGTPIGQVLLGTFLAMYVGMLIWLRKMAQGKPMPRFIGTSVRERAA; encoded by the coding sequence ATGAGCACCTTGCTCGTCGCTGTTGCCGGCGCTCTGGTCGCTGGTGGCCTGCTCGCACTAGTGGCCGGGCTGGCGGCCCGGCCCGTCCCACCGGCCCGGCCGCAGCGGAGCAGCACCCGGCGTCTGCGCCGGATGAGCCCGCGGACCCGGATGCTGGCAGGCGCCGGTCTGGGTATCGGTGCTCTGCTGGCGGTGCTGACCGGGTGGGTGATCGCCGTGGTCATCGCCCCGCTGGCCCTGGCCGGTATCCCGGTGCTGCTGGCCGCGCCCCCCGCGCAGCGGGAGGTCCAGCGGCTGGAGGCGATGGAGGAGTGGGTGCGGACAGTGGCCGGCACCCTGGGCGCAGGGGTCGGTCTGGAGCAGGCTCTGCTGCGGTCCTTGCGTTCTACCCCTGAGCCGATCAAGCCGGAGGTGACCCGCCTGGCAGGACGGTTGCGGGCCCGGTGGGGGACCGAGGACGCGCTGCGGGCCTTCGCCGATGACCTGGACGACCCGACCGGGGACCTGATCGCCGCCAACCTCGCCCTTGGTGCCCGCCGCCGCGGTGGTGGCCTGGCCACCGTGCTGGGTGCGCTGGCGCAGTCCGTGGGTGAGGACGTGCGCGCCCGGCGCGAGATCGAGTCCGACCGGGCCAAGCCGCGGGCCAACGCTCGCCTGATCACCGGCATCACCCTGTCGGTGCTGGTCTTCCTGTCCTTGTCCGGGGACTACATCGCCCCCTACGGGACCCCGATCGGGCAGGTGCTGCTGGGCACCTTCCTGGCGATGTACGTCGGGATGCTGATCTGGCTGCGCAAGATGGCCCAGGGCAAGCCGATGCCGCGCTTCATCGGCACCTCTGTGCGGGAGCGTGCGGCGTGA
- a CDS encoding type II secretion system F family protein — protein MTALQLLLAAGGLVGAGLALVLFQLVPSHPDLGQTLARLSPAGAREAQNAAKAVAQPKVKGDDDIRDVLGAWGARHLPARLWGKVAPADLAVLGMTPARFCGEKIMYAFIGLIAGPVLSAAVLFSFSFPLYVPVAATVALVVALWFIPTYNVVTDAHEARVDFARSLGAFVDLVALEMASGSGPRQAMEAAAAVGDSWVFRRMREELARTRWSGITPWDALRQLGDEINMPDLHELADIMRLSGEDGGRVYPQLKARAASMRSAILSAQKTRANEVSERMTLPMTLLGMIFLVILITPQILRMVGS, from the coding sequence GTGACCGCGCTGCAGCTGCTGCTGGCCGCCGGCGGGCTCGTCGGGGCGGGTCTGGCGCTGGTGCTGTTCCAGCTGGTCCCGTCCCACCCCGACCTAGGGCAGACGCTGGCCCGGCTCTCACCGGCCGGTGCCCGCGAGGCCCAGAACGCGGCCAAGGCCGTGGCCCAGCCGAAGGTGAAGGGCGACGACGACATCCGCGACGTGCTCGGCGCCTGGGGCGCCCGGCACCTCCCGGCCCGTCTGTGGGGCAAGGTGGCACCGGCCGACCTGGCCGTCTTGGGCATGACGCCGGCACGGTTCTGCGGCGAGAAGATCATGTACGCCTTCATCGGCCTGATCGCCGGACCGGTCCTGTCGGCCGCGGTGCTGTTCTCGTTTTCCTTCCCGCTGTACGTCCCGGTGGCCGCCACCGTGGCCCTGGTGGTGGCGCTGTGGTTCATCCCGACCTACAACGTGGTCACCGACGCCCACGAGGCACGGGTCGATTTCGCCCGCTCCCTGGGCGCGTTCGTCGACCTGGTCGCCCTCGAGATGGCCTCCGGTTCAGGCCCTCGACAGGCGATGGAGGCCGCTGCCGCCGTCGGGGACTCCTGGGTCTTCCGCCGGATGCGCGAAGAGCTGGCCCGCACCCGCTGGTCGGGGATCACCCCCTGGGATGCGCTGCGGCAGCTGGGCGACGAGATCAACATGCCCGACCTGCACGAGCTGGCCGACATCATGCGCCTGTCCGGGGAGGACGGAGGACGGGTCTACCCCCAGCTCAAGGCCCGCGCCGCCAGCATGCGCTCGGCGATCCTGTCCGCGCAGAAGACCCGCGCAAACGAGGTCAGCGAACGCATGACCCTGCCGATGACCCTGCTCGGGATGATCTTCCTGGTCATCCTCATCACCCCACAGATCCTGCGCATGGTGGGGAGCTGA
- a CDS encoding TadE/TadG family type IV pilus assembly protein, which yields MTRRLGSRTRAVARVLRAAGRDRGSSSVEVVVLLPLVFLMIFAMVQGGLWFHARAVVLGAAQEGARVAAAESSSAGAGISAATSFIADAGSGVVINPAVTGSRSATTATVTVTGQAQSLVPFLNPSVAQSASFPTERITG from the coding sequence ATGACCCGCCGACTCGGATCCCGGACCCGGGCGGTGGCGCGTGTCCTGCGCGCAGCCGGCCGGGACCGTGGTTCGAGCTCGGTCGAGGTCGTCGTCCTGCTGCCGCTGGTCTTCCTGATGATCTTCGCGATGGTGCAGGGCGGCCTGTGGTTCCACGCCCGCGCGGTCGTCCTGGGTGCGGCCCAGGAAGGTGCCCGCGTCGCCGCCGCGGAGAGCTCCTCGGCCGGTGCCGGGATCTCCGCGGCCACCTCGTTCATCGCCGACGCCGGCAGCGGCGTGGTGATCAACCCTGCCGTCACCGGGTCGCGGTCGGCCACGACCGCGACAGTGACCGTCACAGGGCAGGCGCAGAGCCTGGTCCCCTTCCTGAACCCCTCGGTGGCCCAGTCGGCCAGTTTCCCGACCGAGAGGATCACCGGATGA
- a CDS encoding TadE/TadG family type IV pilus assembly protein has product MIRARRAGCDRGSVSVEMVILGPVLLFFVLAVFFAGRYALAQQSVQAAAAEAARAASIARSAGEASGSATGAASASLANQDVRCATQSVSVDTSAFAQGPGTPGLVTATVSCQVDMSDLAFPGIPGNRTLVATMSSPLDTYRSRQG; this is encoded by the coding sequence ATGATCCGCGCGCGCAGGGCCGGGTGCGACCGGGGATCGGTGTCGGTGGAGATGGTGATCCTGGGCCCGGTCCTGCTGTTCTTCGTCCTGGCCGTGTTCTTCGCCGGCCGGTACGCCCTGGCCCAGCAGTCCGTCCAGGCCGCGGCTGCCGAGGCGGCCCGGGCCGCCTCGATCGCCCGGTCAGCCGGGGAGGCGTCCGGGTCGGCGACCGGGGCAGCGTCGGCGTCCCTGGCCAACCAGGACGTGCGCTGCGCGACCCAGTCGGTGTCGGTGGACACCAGCGCCTTCGCGCAGGGCCCCGGCACACCCGGGCTGGTCACAGCGACCGTGTCGTGCCAGGTCGACATGTCCGATCTGGCGTTCCCAGGAATCCCCGGCAACCGCACTTTGGTGGCGACCATGTCTTCGCCCCTTGATACGTACCGCTCGAGGCAGGGGTGA
- a CDS encoding pilus assembly protein, which produces MSTGTVRRPLRDGAERGSVGVFVIVIAASFLIIAGLAVDVSGHLHAMQEARATAREAARVGGQQLQAPAGVRGLGAVADPGQAAEAAQAYLSSAGVTGSASVTGPASISVDVTSVYPTRFLSIVGVPSLSATGTAQARITRSVEGVEQ; this is translated from the coding sequence ATGAGCACCGGCACGGTGAGAAGGCCGCTGCGGGACGGTGCCGAGCGCGGCTCGGTGGGGGTGTTCGTCATCGTCATCGCGGCCTCGTTCCTGATCATCGCGGGGCTGGCTGTGGACGTCTCCGGGCACCTGCACGCGATGCAGGAGGCCCGAGCCACCGCCCGCGAGGCGGCCAGGGTCGGTGGGCAGCAGCTCCAGGCGCCCGCCGGGGTCCGCGGCCTGGGGGCGGTGGCCGACCCCGGCCAGGCCGCGGAGGCCGCGCAGGCGTACCTGTCCAGTGCCGGAGTCACCGGTTCGGCGTCCGTCACCGGCCCGGCCAGCATCAGCGTCGACGTCACGTCGGTCTACCCGACCCGATTCCTGTCGATCGTCGGCGTGCCCAGCCTGAGTGCCACCGGCACGGCGCAGGCACGGATCACCCGGTCCGTGGAAGGAGTGGAGCAATGA
- a CDS encoding LysM peptidoglycan-binding domain-containing protein, which yields MRSRQRLIGLGALVVLAGILVGLPALLLALGGNSLPETLPSVEQVRDALLTPDDGTLALTGAKLLGWVVWAALSLSIVVEAVSALRGVRPPRLPALSLPQSGMRPLVVAALALFIASPGGVVPAASAAPAPVTVPAVASAPVTAGADTAPAPVTATPAATTEQEPTNPYVVRPGDTLWSIAAQHLGSGHDYPRIVDLNPERLAGGADWVTPGMVLQLPATETGTGAAEQAGQEQEVVVETGDTLSGLAAEHLGEADRWPEIYEASTGTVQTDGRRLTDPDLIHPGWRLGLPAAAGGEDQERPAPATAGARTAADVGTALGAQPDTSDAAEPEQPVGASPTGGAAARSGITLGAAAGATSTVDSAPQAGSDTGGVVGRGVGGDAAGDGRDAAGDVEEDTPPAWLLEGIVGSGALLGGALFLALTLRRRSRFRTRRPGRALALPDPVLGPVEKTIQTRGRSAAHTLRQLDQALRRLGGACAATGAPVPAVAAVQLAGDGMWLHLWQPADLSAPWEDTGDGQRWFLPASTAVERIGPLEQDAPAPFPLLVSIGGGDDGSAWLLNLEDLEVALTGEAEYVDDLARYLAAEVAVNPWSAGVRLDCVGIAFEVAPMNPARVRVADAGAVEDLVAEVVGVIDRVGEGDVPTARVRQDGEDTWPARLVLLSTDGAAPAATDQLRQLLAQHAGSTGASVVVRSGTPTDTAMHIEATADGRVRIPATGLDLVGVGLTADEAAGCAALLAQSHAEPDVPMPAATPDSDESEDDWRGWTDQAGAIRPEHSAGRDAAVDHQDLATLLPEGDEVYEQEAATTAQDLSVLAPRVEPDVARQVLQADPALDADLAAWWDPAVRVPRLTLLGPVQAKAWGKPLAERKGYMTELLAYLAVHPRGVTTAQTAEAFGITEARTRDYIGRCRDWLGTDPVTGELHIPHAQEAPATRARGVNVYQVLGLLFDVDLFRRLRTRAVARGGTEGIGDLKAALRLVQGRPFDQLRRGGWGWLFEGDRLDHHMTCAVVDVAHIVATHDLQTGDLAGARAAAEIAFLAAPEEEIPTLDLVAVTAREGNTAEAVRLLQTDVCNRTDDPDLPPGDLPERTQRIIDGHGWLEDRKEAV from the coding sequence ATGAGATCCCGTCAACGCCTCATCGGCCTGGGCGCACTGGTCGTCCTGGCCGGCATCCTGGTGGGGCTGCCCGCCCTGTTGCTGGCCCTGGGCGGCAATTCGCTGCCGGAGACCCTTCCCAGCGTGGAGCAGGTCCGCGACGCTTTGTTGACCCCCGACGACGGCACCCTGGCCCTGACCGGGGCCAAGCTGCTCGGCTGGGTGGTCTGGGCCGCACTGAGCCTTAGCATCGTCGTCGAGGCCGTCTCGGCGCTGCGCGGCGTCCGACCCCCGAGGCTGCCTGCCCTGTCCCTGCCCCAGTCCGGCATGCGGCCCCTGGTCGTCGCCGCGCTGGCCCTGTTCATCGCGTCCCCCGGCGGGGTCGTTCCGGCGGCCTCAGCGGCACCCGCCCCGGTCACCGTGCCGGCGGTTGCTTCTGCCCCAGTGACAGCCGGGGCCGACACGGCTCCCGCCCCGGTCACGGCGACCCCTGCAGCCACCACAGAGCAGGAGCCCACGAACCCCTACGTGGTGCGCCCTGGGGACACGCTCTGGTCCATCGCTGCCCAGCACCTGGGGTCCGGGCACGACTACCCCCGCATCGTCGACCTCAATCCCGAGCGCCTGGCCGGTGGTGCCGACTGGGTCACCCCCGGCATGGTGCTGCAGCTCCCCGCGACCGAGACCGGGACAGGCGCCGCCGAGCAGGCCGGCCAGGAGCAGGAGGTGGTTGTCGAGACCGGCGACACCCTCAGCGGCCTGGCTGCTGAGCACCTGGGCGAGGCCGACCGGTGGCCGGAGATCTACGAGGCCTCCACCGGCACCGTCCAGACGGACGGGCGACGCCTGACCGACCCCGACCTGATCCATCCCGGCTGGCGCCTGGGCCTGCCCGCGGCGGCCGGAGGCGAGGACCAGGAACGGCCGGCGCCGGCCACCGCTGGTGCGCGGACTGCCGCCGACGTCGGCACTGCCCTGGGCGCCCAGCCAGACACCTCCGACGCAGCCGAGCCGGAGCAGCCGGTCGGGGCGAGCCCGACAGGTGGTGCGGCCGCCCGGTCGGGCATCACCCTAGGTGCCGCCGCGGGCGCCACCTCAACCGTCGACAGCGCCCCGCAGGCCGGGTCCGACACCGGTGGAGTCGTCGGTCGTGGCGTCGGTGGGGACGCTGCTGGAGACGGCAGAGACGCTGCCGGGGACGTCGAGGAGGACACCCCTCCGGCGTGGCTGCTGGAGGGCATCGTCGGGTCCGGGGCCCTGCTGGGAGGGGCGCTGTTCCTCGCGCTGACTTTGCGCCGCCGTTCCCGGTTCCGGACCCGCCGCCCCGGGCGTGCCCTCGCCTTGCCCGACCCGGTCCTGGGGCCCGTGGAGAAGACGATCCAGACCCGGGGCCGGTCGGCGGCTCACACCCTAAGGCAGCTGGACCAAGCCCTGCGCCGCCTCGGTGGGGCGTGCGCCGCGACCGGGGCCCCCGTCCCGGCCGTGGCGGCCGTGCAGCTGGCCGGTGACGGCATGTGGCTGCACCTGTGGCAACCGGCTGACCTGAGCGCCCCGTGGGAGGACACCGGGGACGGCCAGCGCTGGTTCCTGCCCGCGAGCACCGCGGTGGAACGGATCGGCCCGCTCGAGCAGGACGCTCCTGCACCGTTCCCGCTGCTGGTCTCCATCGGCGGCGGAGACGACGGGTCGGCGTGGCTGCTGAACCTGGAGGACCTGGAGGTGGCCCTGACCGGGGAGGCCGAGTACGTGGACGACCTGGCCCGCTACCTGGCTGCGGAGGTCGCGGTGAACCCGTGGTCGGCCGGGGTGAGGCTCGACTGCGTCGGTATCGCCTTCGAGGTCGCTCCGATGAACCCGGCCCGGGTGCGCGTCGCGGACGCCGGCGCCGTCGAGGACCTGGTCGCCGAGGTTGTCGGCGTCATCGACCGGGTAGGGGAGGGAGACGTGCCCACCGCCCGGGTGCGCCAGGACGGTGAGGACACCTGGCCGGCCCGGCTGGTCCTGCTCAGCACTGACGGTGCGGCGCCTGCGGCCACCGACCAGCTGCGCCAGCTGCTGGCCCAGCACGCCGGGAGCACGGGCGCCTCGGTGGTCGTCCGCAGCGGCACCCCTACCGACACCGCGATGCACATCGAAGCCACCGCCGACGGGCGGGTCCGCATCCCCGCCACCGGGCTGGACCTGGTCGGCGTGGGCCTGACCGCCGACGAGGCGGCGGGATGTGCGGCGCTGCTGGCCCAGTCGCACGCCGAGCCCGACGTGCCGATGCCGGCAGCCACACCCGACAGTGATGAGTCCGAGGACGACTGGAGGGGCTGGACCGACCAGGCCGGTGCTATCCGCCCTGAGCACAGCGCCGGGCGGGACGCGGCTGTCGACCACCAGGACCTGGCGACGCTCCTGCCCGAGGGTGACGAGGTCTACGAGCAGGAGGCGGCCACCACGGCGCAGGACCTCTCGGTGCTGGCCCCGCGGGTAGAACCGGACGTCGCCCGCCAGGTGCTGCAGGCCGATCCGGCCCTGGATGCCGACCTGGCCGCGTGGTGGGACCCGGCTGTCCGCGTGCCCCGGCTCACCCTCCTAGGCCCGGTCCAGGCCAAGGCGTGGGGCAAACCGTTGGCCGAGCGCAAGGGGTACATGACCGAGCTGCTGGCCTACCTGGCGGTGCACCCCCGCGGGGTCACCACCGCGCAGACGGCGGAGGCGTTCGGGATCACCGAGGCCAGGACCCGCGACTACATCGGCCGCTGCCGTGACTGGCTCGGCACTGACCCGGTCACCGGAGAGCTGCACATTCCGCACGCCCAGGAGGCCCCCGCGACCCGCGCGCGCGGCGTGAACGTCTACCAGGTGCTCGGCCTGCTGTTCGACGTCGACCTCTTCCGCCGGCTCCGCACCCGGGCGGTCGCCCGCGGCGGCACCGAGGGCATCGGGGACCTCAAGGCTGCGCTGCGCCTGGTCCAGGGACGTCCCTTCGACCAGCTGCGCCGTGGAGGATGGGGCTGGCTGTTCGAGGGGGACCGGCTCGACCACCACATGACCTGTGCGGTGGTCGACGTCGCCCACATCGTCGCCACCCACGACCTGCAGACCGGCGACTTGGCCGGGGCACGGGCAGCGGCGGAGATCGCCTTCCTCGCCGCCCCAGAGGAGGAGATCCCCACGCTCGACCTGGTCGCGGTCACCGCACGGGAGGGCAACACGGCCGAAGCGGTCCGCCTGCTGCAGACCGACGTCTGCAACCGCACCGACGACCCCGACCTCCCGCCGGGCGACCTGCCCGAACGCACCCAGCGGATCATCGATGGTCACGGCTGGCTGGAGGACAGGAAAGAAGCCGTCTAA
- a CDS encoding SCO6880 family protein has protein sequence MTVYRDHTRARIGWFFGLTGLQLGLLAAAVLPVAWSISKQDWAAVGLSILGWGLLFGVVAVPVRGRSMTGWITSTVSLAAGTLAGWTRFRARATTGQAQEQEQADLPGVLASVVIHEGPPTGHSHRRVALIQNHSIRTWAVTASIVHPGLGMAELEDRQVYGQGLAELLDAAVRAELVSEVIFMVRTVPEDGAERTDWVRRHRTGNAPAQVTAINDDLHESLTAATVRTEQYVTVVVPESRLGKVAREYGGGVNGRARALYGAIAEVESHLRGGLGVSSVEWLTSPQLAHACRTGFAPGDRATIIDALAAAQTETGVNTDVPWEMAGPSGADAAVRHYSHDAWNSVSSTIKLPVKGAAMGALAPVLSAHQDGERRSFMVCYPLVPPGRADRQSANSEFGADLGQSLRVAARMKQRTKDVDESEKVRRLESKLARGNSLTVPYAVATVTVPKTVRAAEAGRRLDSSIRRAGFAPLRLDLAHDVAFAASVVPMGISLTRKAG, from the coding sequence ATGACCGTCTACCGCGACCACACCCGCGCCCGCATCGGGTGGTTCTTCGGCCTCACCGGCCTCCAGCTCGGCCTCCTGGCCGCAGCCGTCCTGCCGGTGGCCTGGTCGATCTCCAAGCAGGACTGGGCCGCGGTGGGCCTGTCCATCCTCGGCTGGGGGTTGCTGTTCGGTGTCGTGGCCGTCCCGGTCAGGGGTCGGTCGATGACCGGGTGGATCACCTCGACCGTGTCCCTGGCGGCCGGGACCCTGGCCGGGTGGACCCGGTTCCGGGCGCGGGCCACCACCGGGCAGGCCCAGGAGCAGGAGCAGGCGGACCTGCCGGGGGTCCTGGCCAGCGTCGTGATCCACGAGGGCCCACCGACAGGGCACTCCCACCGTCGGGTCGCGTTGATTCAGAACCACTCGATAAGGACCTGGGCGGTCACCGCCTCGATCGTCCATCCGGGGCTGGGCATGGCCGAGCTCGAGGATCGGCAGGTCTACGGGCAGGGCCTGGCAGAGCTGCTCGACGCGGCCGTGCGGGCCGAGCTGGTCTCCGAGGTCATCTTCATGGTCCGCACCGTTCCTGAGGACGGTGCCGAGCGGACCGACTGGGTGCGACGCCACCGCACGGGCAACGCCCCAGCCCAGGTCACGGCGATCAACGACGACCTGCACGAGTCGCTGACCGCCGCGACGGTGCGTACCGAGCAGTACGTCACCGTCGTGGTGCCCGAGTCACGGCTGGGCAAGGTGGCCCGGGAGTACGGCGGGGGAGTCAACGGTCGCGCCAGGGCCCTGTACGGCGCGATCGCCGAGGTTGAGTCCCACCTGCGCGGCGGCCTGGGCGTCTCGAGCGTGGAGTGGCTGACCAGCCCCCAGCTGGCTCATGCCTGCCGCACCGGGTTCGCCCCAGGGGACCGGGCGACCATCATCGACGCGCTGGCTGCCGCGCAGACCGAGACGGGCGTGAACACCGACGTGCCTTGGGAGATGGCCGGCCCTTCCGGTGCTGACGCCGCCGTGCGGCACTACTCCCACGACGCCTGGAACTCGGTCTCCTCGACGATCAAGCTGCCGGTCAAAGGGGCCGCGATGGGGGCGCTGGCCCCGGTCCTGTCGGCGCACCAGGACGGGGAGCGGCGCTCCTTCATGGTCTGCTACCCCCTGGTGCCGCCGGGCCGTGCCGACCGGCAGTCGGCCAACAGCGAGTTCGGCGCCGACCTGGGGCAGTCGTTGCGGGTCGCGGCACGGATGAAGCAGCGCACCAAGGACGTCGACGAGTCCGAGAAGGTGCGCCGGCTGGAGTCCAAGCTGGCCCGCGGCAACTCCCTGACCGTCCCCTACGCGGTGGCCACGGTCACGGTGCCCAAGACGGTCCGGGCCGCCGAGGCGGGCCGCCGCCTGGACTCCTCGATCCGCCGGGCCGGGTTCGCCCCGCTGCGCCTGGACCTGGCCCACGACGTGGCCTTCGCCGCCTCCGTGGTGCCGATGGGCATCAGCCTGACCCGGAAGGCGGGCTGA
- a CDS encoding ATP-binding protein, which translates to MTSDQAPAFWPFIPTPALPPTGAQMGIDVSSGAAFHCDPLGWVVRGDVPISNPNIMCFGKPGMGKSGTTKAFILRMMDFGYRALILGDTKDEYEGVCRFLGVEPIALGAGLGARVNPLALGPLAHGWEQLDAVEAQRRAQSVFSRWLTLIRALVGSQQIGENLVPFGPSDETVVRAALADLTGYAAGATRLTETTLPGLWHALDNPAPEMVAATRYETRRQFTDETRLLRDALGQLVNGALAGMFDAHTNFDIDWLAPIQSLSLSRLPQEAVGIALTCLGSWGAGQREVVSRADQRVVVRDEAWRQLRLGPEAVKAFDADMRLSRGFAGQGGDIQYAVAHKPSDLLSAGDEGSVAQTIARDMLHLADIKILHGQGPKVAKELDEILGLGPLAVHAITTWARQEPGRAVWQVGDRLYKVQTVLHPLEAALANTNTGIESTR; encoded by the coding sequence ATGACCAGTGACCAGGCGCCGGCGTTCTGGCCGTTCATCCCCACCCCCGCGCTGCCGCCAACCGGGGCGCAGATGGGCATCGACGTCTCCTCCGGGGCGGCGTTCCACTGCGACCCGCTCGGTTGGGTGGTCCGCGGCGATGTGCCGATCAGCAACCCGAACATCATGTGCTTCGGCAAGCCCGGGATGGGTAAGTCCGGGACCACCAAGGCGTTCATCCTGCGGATGATGGACTTCGGGTACCGGGCCCTGATCCTGGGCGACACCAAGGACGAGTACGAGGGGGTGTGCCGGTTCCTGGGGGTGGAGCCGATCGCCCTCGGTGCCGGCCTGGGTGCCCGGGTCAACCCCCTGGCCCTCGGCCCGCTGGCCCACGGGTGGGAGCAGCTCGACGCCGTCGAGGCTCAGCGGCGCGCCCAGTCCGTGTTCTCCCGGTGGCTGACCCTCATCCGGGCCCTAGTCGGCTCCCAGCAGATCGGGGAGAACCTGGTCCCGTTCGGGCCCAGCGACGAAACGGTGGTCCGCGCCGCACTGGCCGACCTCACCGGCTACGCCGCCGGCGCCACCCGGCTGACCGAGACCACCCTGCCCGGGCTGTGGCACGCACTGGACAACCCCGCCCCCGAGATGGTGGCGGCGACCCGGTACGAGACCCGCCGGCAGTTCACGGACGAGACCCGGCTGCTGCGCGATGCCCTGGGCCAGCTGGTCAACGGCGCCCTGGCCGGAATGTTCGACGCGCACACCAACTTCGACATCGACTGGCTCGCACCGATCCAGTCCCTGTCCCTGTCCCGGCTGCCCCAGGAAGCCGTGGGCATCGCCCTGACCTGCCTGGGCTCCTGGGGCGCCGGGCAGCGCGAAGTCGTCTCCCGGGCCGACCAGCGCGTGGTCGTCCGCGACGAGGCGTGGCGGCAGCTGCGGCTAGGCCCAGAAGCCGTCAAGGCCTTCGACGCCGACATGCGCCTGTCTCGCGGCTTCGCCGGCCAGGGCGGGGACATCCAGTACGCGGTCGCGCACAAACCCTCCGACCTGCTCTCCGCCGGTGACGAGGGCTCGGTGGCTCAGACCATCGCCCGGGACATGCTGCACCTGGCCGACATCAAGATCCTTCACGGCCAGGGCCCCAAGGTGGCTAAGGAGCTCGACGAGATCCTGGGCCTGGGCCCGCTGGCCGTGCACGCCATCACCACCTGGGCACGCCAGGAACCAGGCCGCGCCGTGTGGCAGGTGGGGGACCGCCTCTACAAGGTGCAGACCGTCCTGCACCCCCTCGAGGCCGCACTGGCCAACACCAACACCGGTATCGAATCGACCCGGTGA
- a CDS encoding peptidoglycan DD-metalloendopeptidase family protein has translation MKGALAVLAALALLAGVPLSTAVLVASVATPALAEEHRTLFCEGTLPVTGDWRPPYETAYALTPGSGFGQRFHPIHKEWLLHAGVDMTSQPAGAPVVAAAAGTVTGSGWTSGGGNTVTIDHGGAISTRYLHLATPSPLTVGQSVHQGQRVGVEGSTGDSTGSHLHFEVRSAGEPIDPVPFMLERGAPLTGVAVAPSAPPEVAPDLPRDGEGGIGFELPAPGQPRQDSLHNRPLPIPPGIQELYEQAGAEYGIPWALLAGIGMAETAHGANTGTSSAGARGLMQFMPATFAAYGVDGDGDGLAQIDNDADSVHSAANYLTASGVHRGEEWVRVALFAYNHADWYVNDVLYYAQQYGGGLVLGDPLHCDGQGGNPDLPPVSSERVAQMLAFAAGQEGDSYILGAGGPDAWDCSSLTQTAMAQIGITAPRTAQAQRDWLAMGNGFRVPLDQAQPGDLFFFDSYLGPHTIGHVGFVWDPATYTSIEAANPTKGVGFFSYEHVLDNNIFEIWRLGNIDDNPKAPS, from the coding sequence GTGAAAGGTGCCCTCGCCGTCCTGGCCGCCCTCGCGCTGCTGGCCGGGGTGCCGCTGTCCACCGCGGTGCTCGTGGCCTCGGTGGCCACACCCGCGCTGGCCGAGGAGCACCGCACCCTCTTCTGCGAGGGGACCCTGCCCGTCACCGGGGACTGGCGACCACCGTACGAGACCGCCTATGCCCTGACCCCAGGCTCGGGGTTCGGACAGCGTTTCCACCCGATCCACAAGGAGTGGCTCCTGCACGCCGGGGTCGACATGACCTCCCAACCGGCGGGCGCCCCGGTGGTCGCCGCCGCGGCCGGCACGGTCACCGGATCCGGGTGGACCAGCGGGGGAGGAAACACCGTCACCATCGACCACGGCGGCGCGATCAGCACCCGGTACCTGCACCTGGCCACGCCCAGCCCGCTGACCGTCGGGCAGAGCGTCCACCAGGGTCAGCGGGTCGGCGTCGAGGGGTCCACCGGTGACTCCACCGGTTCGCACCTGCACTTCGAGGTGCGCTCCGCTGGGGAGCCGATCGACCCGGTGCCGTTCATGCTCGAGCGCGGTGCCCCCCTGACCGGTGTCGCCGTGGCTCCCTCCGCCCCGCCCGAGGTGGCCCCGGACCTGCCGCGGGACGGGGAGGGTGGCATCGGGTTCGAGCTCCCCGCCCCCGGGCAGCCTCGCCAGGACTCGCTGCACAACCGGCCGCTGCCGATCCCGCCGGGCATCCAGGAGCTGTACGAGCAGGCCGGGGCCGAGTACGGCATCCCGTGGGCCCTGCTGGCCGGGATCGGGATGGCCGAGACCGCGCACGGGGCCAACACCGGCACCAGCTCGGCGGGTGCGCGGGGCCTCATGCAGTTCATGCCGGCCACCTTCGCCGCCTACGGGGTCGACGGGGACGGGGACGGCTTGGCGCAGATCGACAACGATGCCGACTCGGTCCACTCCGCGGCCAACTACCTGACCGCCTCAGGGGTGCACCGTGGCGAGGAGTGGGTGCGTGTTGCGCTGTTCGCCTACAACCACGCCGACTGGTACGTCAACGACGTCCTGTACTACGCGCAGCAGTACGGGGGTGGTCTGGTCCTGGGAGACCCGCTGCACTGCGACGGCCAGGGCGGCAACCCCGACCTGCCCCCGGTCAGCAGCGAGCGGGTCGCTCAGATGCTGGCCTTCGCGGCCGGACAGGAGGGGGACTCCTACATTCTGGGCGCCGGTGGGCCCGACGCCTGGGACTGCTCCTCACTGACCCAGACCGCGATGGCCCAGATCGGGATCACCGCCCCCCGCACCGCCCAGGCCCAGCGGGACTGGCTGGCGATGGGCAACGGGTTCCGCGTCCCGCTCGACCAGGCCCAGCCAGGGGACCTGTTCTTCTTCGACTCCTACCTGGGCCCGCACACGATCGGGCACGTCGGCTTTGTCTGGGACCCGGCGACCTACACCAGCATCGAGGCCGCCAACCCCACCAAGGGAGTCGGCTTCTTCAGCTACGAGCACGTCCTGGACAACAACATCTTCGAGATCTGGCGCCTGGGCAACATCGACGACAACCCGAAAGCACCCAGTTGA